One genomic region from Aliarcobacter cryaerophilus ATCC 43158 encodes:
- a CDS encoding heavy metal translocating P-type ATPase gives MNKIKLQNLDCANCALKIEKTLNNMPELSNVRLNFSTSTLTFEQNTNKDLTFIIEKEIQKIEKEVFIVKQENKKKKTFWQNLDKKLLIITLISLFLTYISYNYIENIQLQIAVFVIAYMIVAWDVLYKAFKNIIVGKVFDEYFLMSIATIGAIALFDFVEAIAVMIFYQVGEMFQRVAVSNSRDSINALIDIKPEFAFVKEGETIVQKIPQELKLDDTILVKVGEKVPVDAILLENSCSFDTSAITGEFKPKTLKEKEEVLSGYINVSNAVYLKVNSLYKDSTIAKIIELIENASLKKANAEKFITKFASVYTPIVVILALFLAFLPPLFIQNTSYADWIERALVFLVISCPCALLVSVPLSYFSAIGAVSKKGVLVKGANYIEKLTEIENFVFDKTGTLTKGVFEVTKIKAFNMSKDELLRVVAIVESFSNHPIAKSVVKECKEELNLKELSFSQEFSGLGIKAIVNEKEILVGNKKLLEKYGVEISQNLNDSLNVVYVAIDSKFAGYIVVSDVIKSEAKEFLKELKKLNILKTYMLTGDKKEQALEVAKNIGIDEVRYELLPQDKLKIYENIKNETRKTTAFVGDGINDSPTLANSDIGFAMGVIGSDLAIKSADVIVLNDNLNSIIDAIKIAKKTKVIVYQNIIFIMLVKIGFLFLGAGAVIGMQEAIFADMGVALIAIFNSMRILKDIKK, from the coding sequence ATGAATAAAATAAAACTACAAAATCTTGATTGTGCAAATTGTGCTTTAAAAATAGAGAAAACTTTAAATAATATGCCAGAACTATCAAATGTACGACTTAATTTTTCAACTTCAACTTTAACATTTGAACAAAATACAAACAAAGATTTAACTTTTATAATAGAAAAAGAGATTCAAAAAATAGAAAAAGAAGTTTTTATAGTAAAGCAAGAGAATAAAAAGAAAAAAACATTTTGGCAAAATTTGGACAAAAAGCTTTTAATTATTACTTTAATATCACTCTTTTTAACTTATATCTCTTATAACTATATAGAAAATATACAATTACAAATAGCAGTTTTTGTTATAGCATATATGATTGTTGCTTGGGATGTTTTATATAAGGCATTTAAAAATATTATTGTTGGTAAAGTTTTTGATGAGTATTTTTTAATGTCAATTGCAACAATTGGAGCTATTGCTCTTTTTGATTTTGTTGAGGCAATTGCTGTTATGATTTTTTATCAAGTTGGTGAGATGTTTCAAAGAGTTGCTGTAAGTAATTCAAGAGATAGTATAAATGCACTTATAGATATAAAACCAGAATTTGCATTTGTAAAAGAGGGTGAAACTATAGTTCAAAAAATTCCCCAAGAGTTAAAACTAGATGATACTATTTTAGTAAAAGTAGGTGAGAAAGTTCCAGTTGATGCTATTTTGCTTGAAAACTCTTGCTCTTTTGATACAAGTGCAATAACAGGTGAGTTTAAACCAAAAACTCTAAAAGAGAAAGAAGAGGTTTTAAGTGGATATATAAATGTTTCAAATGCTGTTTATTTAAAAGTTAATTCACTTTACAAAGACTCAACAATTGCAAAGATAATTGAGTTAATTGAAAATGCAAGTTTAAAAAAAGCAAATGCTGAAAAGTTTATTACAAAATTTGCTTCAGTTTATACTCCCATAGTTGTTATTCTAGCTTTATTTTTAGCATTTTTACCACCACTTTTTATCCAAAATACTTCTTATGCTGACTGGATTGAAAGAGCTTTAGTCTTTTTGGTAATCTCTTGTCCTTGTGCTTTACTTGTGTCTGTTCCTCTATCATATTTTAGTGCTATTGGAGCTGTTTCAAAAAAAGGTGTATTAGTAAAAGGTGCAAACTATATAGAAAAACTAACTGAAATTGAAAATTTCGTTTTTGATAAAACAGGAACTTTGACAAAAGGGGTTTTTGAAGTTACAAAAATAAAAGCTTTTAATATGAGTAAAGATGAGCTTCTAAGAGTTGTTGCAATAGTTGAGAGCTTTTCAAATCATCCAATAGCAAAATCAGTTGTAAAAGAGTGTAAAGAGGAGTTAAATCTAAAAGAGCTTAGTTTTAGCCAAGAGTTTAGTGGTTTAGGTATAAAAGCTATTGTAAATGAAAAAGAGATTTTAGTAGGAAACAAAAAACTTCTTGAAAAATATGGTGTAGAAATTTCACAAAATCTAAACGATAGTTTAAATGTTGTTTATGTAGCAATAGACTCAAAATTTGCTGGATATATTGTTGTAAGTGATGTTATAAAATCTGAAGCAAAAGAGTTTTTAAAAGAGTTAAAAAAACTAAATATTTTAAAAACTTATATGCTAACAGGTGATAAAAAAGAACAAGCCTTAGAAGTTGCAAAAAATATAGGAATAGATGAAGTAAGATATGAACTTTTACCCCAAGATAAACTAAAAATTTATGAAAATATAAAAAATGAAACAAGAAAAACAACAGCTTTTGTAGGAGATGGAATAAATGATTCCCCAACACTTGCAAATTCTGATATAGGCTTTGCAATGGGTGTAATAGGAAGTGATTTGGCTATAAAATCTGCTGATGTTATAGTTTTAAATGATAATTTGAATTCAATAATTGATGCAATAAAAATAGCTAAAAAAACAAAAGTGATTGTATACCAAAATATTATATTTATTATGCTTGTAAAAATTGGTTTTTTATTTTTAGGTGCAGGTGCAGTTATTGGCATGCAAGAGGCAATTTTTGCAGATATGGGAGTAGCTTTAATAGCTATATTTAACTCTATGAGAATTTTAAAAGATATTAAAAAATAG
- a CDS encoding aldose 1-epimerase family protein: MNYEIKNSFVKAKIKSFGAELNSLQKIENDFEYIWQADSKYWARHSPVLFPIVGRLKDDNYFYKGKKYNLSQHGFARDKEFELIKKDEDFIEFSLKNDEKTFEIYPFLFELNISYKLEKTKLIISYKVKNRSEDRLYFSIGAHPAFNISSGDFLDFEDIRTSKRYFLNDKGLIYKNQEMNFIENKLILDKEIFKNDALIFNDENINSIILRDKNNNKILKVEFKNFPYLGVWSKPNLPPFVCIEPWFGVANEENSNQNLEDKRGIQVLLKDELFSCFYSVEI, encoded by the coding sequence TTGAATTATGAGATAAAAAATAGTTTTGTAAAAGCAAAAATCAAATCTTTTGGAGCTGAATTAAATAGTTTACAAAAAATAGAAAATGATTTTGAATATATTTGGCAAGCAGATTCAAAATACTGGGCAAGACATTCACCTGTACTTTTCCCAATAGTTGGAAGATTAAAAGATGATAACTATTTTTATAAAGGTAAAAAATACAATTTATCTCAACACGGTTTTGCAAGAGATAAAGAGTTTGAACTTATAAAAAAAGATGAAGATTTTATTGAATTTAGCCTAAAAAATGATGAAAAAACTTTTGAAATTTATCCATTTTTGTTTGAGTTAAATATCTCTTATAAATTAGAGAAAACAAAACTAATAATTTCATATAAGGTTAAAAACAGAAGTGAAGATAGACTATATTTTTCAATTGGAGCTCATCCAGCTTTTAATATTTCAAGTGGTGATTTTTTAGATTTTGAAGATATTAGAACTTCTAAAAGGTATTTTTTAAATGATAAAGGTTTGATTTATAAAAATCAAGAGATGAATTTTATAGAAAATAAGCTCATTTTAGATAAAGAAATATTTAAAAATGATGCTTTAATTTTTAATGATGAAAATATAAATTCTATTATTCTAAGAGATAAAAACAATAACAAAATTTTAAAAGTAGAATTCAAAAATTTTCCATATTTAGGAGTTTGGTCAAAACCAAATCTTCCACCATTTGTTTGTATTGAACCTTGGTTTGGAGTTGCAAATGAGGAAAATTCAAATCAAAATCTAGAAGATAAAAGAGGAATTCAAGTTTTGCTAAAAGATGAGCTTTTTTCTTGTTTTTATAGTGTTGAAATATGA
- the lpdA gene encoding dihydrolipoyl dehydrogenase codes for MNEIKTQVLVIGAGPGGYSAAFRCADLGFETTIVERYSTLGGVCLNVGCIPSKALLHVAKVIEEAKHIKNAGIFYEEPKIDIQKVAQYKSGVVKKLTGGLDAMAKMRKVNHIQGYAKFLDEHSVEVTLTNGEKSKVSFDYCIIAAGSQSSKMSFIPHEDPRIWDSTDALEVKEVPKKLLILGGGIIGLEMGTVYSTLGSEVDVAIRGEQLMTGTDADLIKLYTKSNKDRFNIISKTQTQSIIPKQDGIYVEFKGENAPKEGILYDAVLVALGRSANGNKLGLENTNVEVDEQGLIKVDNQLRTKVSHIFAIGDIIGQPMLAHKAVHEGHVAAEVIAGHKVYFEPKQIPSIAYTFPEIAWAGMTEIEAKKAGINYEVSSFPWSASGRALASDVSNTGLTKLIFNKDTNQLIGGAIVGENAGELLGEISLALEMDCDAQDLALTIHAHPTLHESIGMAAEIYEGSITDLPNAKAVKRK; via the coding sequence ATGAATGAAATAAAAACTCAAGTTTTAGTAATAGGAGCAGGACCTGGTGGTTATTCTGCTGCTTTTAGATGTGCTGATTTAGGATTTGAAACAACTATTGTTGAGAGATACTCAACTTTAGGTGGAGTTTGTTTAAATGTAGGGTGTATTCCTTCAAAAGCTTTACTTCATGTTGCAAAAGTTATTGAAGAGGCAAAACATATAAAAAATGCTGGTATATTTTACGAAGAACCAAAAATAGATATACAAAAAGTTGCACAATATAAAAGTGGCGTTGTAAAAAAACTAACTGGTGGTTTAGATGCAATGGCAAAAATGAGAAAAGTAAATCATATTCAAGGTTATGCTAAGTTTTTAGATGAGCATAGTGTTGAAGTAACTCTTACAAATGGTGAAAAATCAAAAGTAAGTTTTGATTACTGCATAATTGCAGCTGGAAGCCAAAGCTCTAAAATGTCATTTATTCCTCATGAAGACCCTAGAATTTGGGATTCAACAGATGCTTTAGAAGTAAAAGAAGTTCCTAAAAAACTTCTAATTCTTGGTGGTGGAATTATTGGTCTTGAGATGGGTACAGTTTATTCAACTTTAGGAAGCGAAGTTGATGTTGCAATTAGAGGTGAACAACTAATGACTGGAACTGATGCTGATTTGATAAAACTTTATACAAAATCAAATAAAGATAGATTTAATATTATCAGCAAAACTCAAACTCAAAGTATAATTCCAAAACAAGATGGAATTTATGTAGAGTTCAAAGGTGAAAATGCACCTAAAGAGGGAATTTTATATGATGCTGTTTTAGTAGCTCTTGGAAGAAGTGCAAATGGAAATAAACTAGGACTTGAAAATACAAATGTAGAAGTAGATGAACAAGGGCTTATCAAAGTTGATAATCAACTACGAACAAAAGTTTCTCATATATTTGCTATTGGAGATATTATTGGTCAACCTATGCTTGCTCACAAAGCCGTACATGAAGGGCATGTAGCTGCTGAAGTTATTGCTGGTCATAAAGTATATTTTGAACCAAAACAAATACCATCTATCGCATATACATTCCCTGAGATTGCATGGGCTGGTATGACTGAAATCGAGGCTAAAAAAGCTGGTATTAACTATGAAGTTAGCTCATTTCCTTGGAGTGCAAGTGGAAGAGCACTAGCTAGTGATGTTTCAAATACTGGTCTTACAAAACTAATTTTCAATAAAGATACAAACCAATTAATTGGTGGAGCGATTGTTGGAGAAAATGCAGGAGAGCTTTTAGGTGAAATCTCTCTTGCTCTTGAGATGGATTGTGATGCGCAAGATTTGGCACTTACAATTCATGCTCACCCAACACTACATGAATCTATTGGTATGGCTGCTGAGATTTATGAAGGATCTATAACAGATTTACCAAACGCAAAAGCTGTAAAGAGAAAGTGA
- a CDS encoding dihydrolipoyllysine-residue acetyltransferase, with protein MAKIYDVFIPDLGADKDVDLIDVMIKVGDIVEIEDGLITLETEKASMDVPTPYKGKIVEILVKVGDKVNSGDLIAKVEATNEGEENSNQADEVASSASKLEEQKEEVVAISTPPQFVKEQSIQSVVEEVRVPDLGAEKDVDLIDVMIHVGDIIVKDYSIITLETEKASMDVPAPFGGEVIEICVQKGQKINSGDLIAKVIKTVVIENKVPTPTFAASSTPTTVEKDISSKPTLQEVAARSADIEEESKVLSKKATKVYASPSVRKIAREFGVDLGFVKGSAKKGRILAEDIKAYVKEQLNKPASASSIGFGFSLPESKEIDFSLFGKVNRVELSRVQKVSGPFLHKNYLSAPHVTQFDEADITELEEFRKQQNEKAKDFKLSPIVFIIKAVEKALKIHPKFNSSLSSDGQELIMKEYFNIGVAVDTPNGLLVPVIKDVDKKGFKEIAIELAQLSQKAREGKLTSNDMSGGCFTISSLGGIGGTYFTPIINSPEVAILGVSKSSIKPVFNGKKFKPRLMLPISLSYDHKVIDGADGARFTTTLSQLLSDIRLLSL; from the coding sequence ATGGCAAAAATATATGATGTTTTTATTCCAGACTTAGGTGCTGACAAAGATGTTGATTTAATTGATGTTATGATAAAAGTTGGTGATATTGTTGAGATTGAAGATGGTTTAATCACTCTTGAAACTGAAAAAGCATCTATGGATGTTCCAACTCCATACAAGGGTAAAATCGTTGAAATTTTAGTAAAAGTTGGAGATAAGGTAAATAGTGGAGACTTAATTGCTAAAGTTGAAGCAACGAATGAAGGTGAAGAAAATAGCAATCAAGCTGATGAAGTTGCTTCTAGTGCTTCAAAACTTGAAGAGCAAAAAGAAGAAGTTGTAGCTATTTCAACTCCTCCTCAATTTGTAAAAGAGCAATCTATTCAATCTGTTGTTGAAGAGGTAAGAGTTCCTGATTTAGGTGCTGAAAAAGATGTTGATTTAATTGATGTTATGATTCATGTTGGAGATATTATTGTAAAAGATTACAGTATCATAACTCTTGAAACTGAAAAAGCTTCTATGGATGTTCCTGCACCTTTTGGTGGAGAAGTGATTGAGATTTGTGTTCAAAAAGGTCAAAAAATTAATAGTGGAGATTTAATAGCAAAAGTTATTAAAACTGTTGTTATAGAAAACAAAGTTCCAACTCCAACTTTTGCTGCAAGCTCTACTCCTACAACTGTAGAAAAAGATATTAGTTCTAAACCAACTCTTCAAGAAGTAGCTGCAAGAAGTGCAGATATTGAAGAAGAGAGTAAAGTATTATCTAAAAAAGCTACAAAAGTATATGCAAGTCCAAGTGTAAGAAAAATTGCAAGAGAGTTTGGAGTTGATTTAGGTTTTGTAAAAGGTAGTGCAAAAAAAGGAAGAATTTTAGCAGAAGATATAAAAGCTTATGTAAAAGAGCAACTTAATAAACCTGCATCTGCTTCAAGCATTGGATTTGGGTTTAGTCTTCCTGAGTCAAAAGAGATAGATTTTTCTTTATTTGGAAAAGTAAATAGAGTTGAGCTTAGTCGTGTTCAAAAAGTATCAGGACCATTTTTACATAAAAACTATCTATCAGCACCTCATGTTACACAATTTGATGAAGCTGATATTACAGAGCTTGAAGAGTTTAGAAAACAACAAAATGAAAAAGCAAAAGATTTCAAACTTTCACCTATTGTATTTATAATAAAAGCAGTTGAAAAAGCTCTAAAAATTCATCCAAAATTCAACTCAAGCTTAAGTAGCGATGGACAAGAGCTAATTATGAAAGAGTACTTTAATATTGGAGTTGCAGTTGATACACCAAATGGACTTTTAGTACCTGTTATTAAAGATGTAGATAAAAAAGGTTTCAAAGAGATTGCAATTGAATTAGCACAACTATCACAAAAAGCAAGAGAAGGAAAATTAACTTCAAATGATATGAGTGGTGGATGCTTTACTATTTCAAGCCTTGGGGGAATTGGTGGAACATACTTTACACCAATTATAAACTCTCCTGAAGTTGCCATTTTAGGGGTTTCAAAATCTTCTATTAAACCAGTGTTTAATGGTAAGAAATTTAAACCTAGACTTATGCTACCAATTAGTCTATCTTATGACCATAAAGTAATAGATGGTGCAGATGGTGCTAGATTTACAACAACTTTATCACAACTTTTAAGTGATATTAGATTGTTAAGTCTATAA
- the aceE gene encoding pyruvate dehydrogenase (acetyl-transferring), homodimeric type has translation MPKIQLEDVNPLETKEWMEALEAVIDEEGVQRAHFLLEKLIDKSRRSGAHLPFSATTAYINSIPKEEEPKIPANMDLERKIRSIIRWNAQIMVQRASNKQLELGGHIASFQSSATLYDVAFNHFFKAPNEKNGGDLIFFQGHISPGIYARSFLEGRFTQEQMDNFRQEAFADGLSSYPHPKLMPTYWQFPTVSMGLGPLQAIYQARFLKYLTNRGIKDCSAQKVYCFMGDGECDEPESLGAIGMAAREELDNLIFVINCNLQRLDGPVRGNGKIIQELEGEFRGAGWEVIKVIWGGLWDNLLEKDTSGKLLELMEQTVDGEYQNFKQKGGAYTRENFFNKFPETAKLVENLSDNDIWKLNRGGHDPVKVYAAYKRANETKGRPSVILAKTVKGYGMGSAAEGMNIAHGVKKVDVNQLKAFRDRFDLPISDEDVESYSYYKPDENSAEVQYLKEKRAALGGFVPQRREKFSNKLEIPALSEFESIIAGSGDREISTTMAFVRVLNALLKDKQIGKNIVPIVPDEARTFGMEGMFRQFGIYSSAGQKYIPQDKDQVAFYKEDIKGQVLQEGINELGAMSSWIAAATSYSVNDYPMIPFYIFYSMFGFQRTGDLCWAAGDQKARGFLVGGTSGRTTLNGEGLQHEDGHSHILANTIPNCVTYDPTYGYEVAVIVQNGIQRMYGENQEDIFYYITTLNENYAQPAMPENSQEGIIKGIYKVKTFEAKNDYKVKLLGSGSIFQEAMKAALILSTEYDIKVDIFSVTSYNELTREAQDLERENLLNLDASAKIPYIEKVLGSDEDSIIISATDYMKAYSEQLRPYIKGNFKALGTDGFGRSDSRANLRKFFEVDTNFIIYTTLAQLAINGKIDKKVALEAKNRYAIDTNKINPRNS, from the coding sequence ATGCCAAAAATACAATTAGAAGATGTTAATCCGCTAGAAACTAAAGAGTGGATGGAAGCTTTAGAGGCTGTTATAGACGAAGAGGGAGTACAAAGAGCTCACTTTTTACTAGAAAAATTAATAGATAAATCAAGAAGAAGTGGTGCACACTTACCTTTTAGTGCAACAACTGCTTATATAAACTCTATTCCAAAAGAGGAAGAACCTAAAATTCCAGCAAATATGGATTTGGAAAGAAAAATAAGATCTATTATTAGATGGAATGCACAAATTATGGTTCAAAGAGCTTCAAATAAGCAACTTGAACTTGGTGGTCATATTGCATCTTTTCAATCATCTGCAACACTTTATGATGTAGCTTTTAATCATTTTTTCAAAGCACCAAATGAAAAAAATGGTGGAGATTTGATATTTTTCCAAGGACATATAAGTCCTGGTATTTATGCTAGAAGTTTTCTAGAAGGAAGATTTACTCAAGAGCAGATGGATAACTTCAGACAGGAAGCTTTTGCAGATGGATTATCTTCATATCCACACCCAAAACTGATGCCTACATATTGGCAATTCCCAACAGTTTCTATGGGATTAGGACCTTTGCAAGCAATTTATCAAGCGAGATTTTTAAAATACCTTACAAATAGAGGAATTAAAGATTGTAGTGCTCAAAAAGTTTACTGCTTTATGGGAGATGGAGAGTGTGATGAACCTGAGTCTTTAGGTGCTATTGGTATGGCTGCTAGAGAAGAGTTGGATAATTTAATTTTTGTAATAAACTGTAACTTACAAAGACTAGATGGTCCAGTAAGAGGAAATGGAAAAATTATCCAAGAACTTGAAGGTGAATTTAGAGGAGCTGGTTGGGAAGTAATCAAAGTAATTTGGGGAGGATTATGGGATAATCTACTTGAAAAAGACACATCTGGAAAACTTCTTGAACTAATGGAGCAAACAGTTGATGGAGAGTATCAAAACTTTAAACAAAAAGGTGGAGCTTATACAAGAGAAAATTTCTTTAATAAATTCCCAGAAACTGCAAAACTTGTTGAAAACCTAAGTGATAATGATATTTGGAAACTTAATCGTGGTGGACATGACCCTGTTAAGGTTTATGCAGCTTATAAAAGAGCAAATGAGACAAAAGGAAGACCTTCTGTAATTTTAGCAAAAACTGTAAAAGGTTACGGTATGGGAAGTGCAGCTGAGGGTATGAATATTGCTCACGGTGTTAAAAAAGTAGATGTAAATCAGTTAAAAGCATTTAGAGATAGATTTGATTTACCAATTAGTGATGAAGATGTTGAATCTTACTCATACTACAAACCAGATGAAAACTCTGCAGAAGTTCAATATTTAAAAGAAAAAAGAGCAGCTCTTGGTGGGTTTGTACCACAAAGAAGAGAGAAATTTTCAAATAAACTTGAAATCCCAGCTTTAAGTGAATTTGAAAGTATAATTGCAGGTAGTGGAGATAGAGAAATATCTACAACTATGGCATTTGTAAGAGTTTTAAATGCTTTACTAAAAGATAAACAAATAGGAAAAAATATTGTTCCAATAGTTCCCGATGAAGCTAGAACATTTGGAATGGAAGGTATGTTTAGACAATTTGGAATTTATTCAAGTGCTGGACAAAAGTATATTCCACAAGATAAAGACCAAGTTGCATTTTATAAAGAAGATATAAAAGGTCAAGTTTTACAAGAAGGAATAAATGAGCTTGGAGCTATGAGCTCATGGATTGCAGCTGCAACATCTTATTCTGTAAATGATTATCCAATGATTCCATTTTATATATTCTACTCAATGTTTGGATTTCAAAGAACTGGAGATTTATGTTGGGCAGCTGGTGATCAAAAAGCAAGAGGATTCCTTGTAGGTGGAACTAGTGGAAGAACAACACTAAATGGAGAAGGGTTACAGCATGAAGATGGACACTCTCATATTTTAGCAAATACTATTCCAAATTGTGTTACTTATGATCCAACTTATGGATATGAAGTTGCTGTTATAGTTCAAAATGGAATACAAAGAATGTATGGAGAAAATCAAGAAGATATTTTCTACTATATTACAACATTAAATGAGAATTATGCACAACCTGCAATGCCAGAAAATTCACAAGAAGGAATTATAAAAGGAATTTATAAAGTAAAAACTTTTGAGGCAAAAAATGACTACAAAGTTAAACTTCTAGGTTCAGGTTCTATATTCCAAGAAGCTATGAAAGCAGCTCTTATTTTATCAACAGAGTATGATATAAAAGTTGATATTTTCTCAGTTACTTCTTACAATGAATTAACAAGAGAAGCTCAAGATTTAGAAAGAGAGAATTTATTAAATCTTGATGCAAGTGCTAAAATTCCATATATAGAAAAAGTTTTAGGAAGTGATGAAGATAGTATTATTATAAGCGCAACTGACTATATGAAAGCTTATTCTGAACAGTTAAGACCTTATATCAAAGGAAATTTCAAAGCTTTAGGAACAGATGGTTTTGGAAGAAGTGATAGTAGAGCAAATTTAAGAAAATTCTTTGAAGTTGATACAAACTTTATCATTTATACAACATTAGCACAATTAGCAATAAATGGGAAAATAGATAAAAAAGTGGCTCTTGAAGCTAAAAATAGATATGCGATTGATACAAATAAAATCAATCCTAGAAATTCGTAA
- a CDS encoding lipoate--protein ligase family protein — protein MKINNKFRLIITQNLSSKINSNIDKALFKAFKNDSIPILRVYSWEDCITFGAGQDIDDYKKLQSDYKNNVSKRLTGGGVLFHGHDISYTILLNPSAIENRDVKETYFFICQFLLKFYENLGLKPKFAKDDESIVLSKSPFCQVGFEAYDIIIDGKKIGGNAQKRAKNSILQHGSIPLFSKSKVEFMGSSLQDFGINLSFEEAKDGLIKAFKEVFEVEIFEDSLNEEEKNILEKIEEEK, from the coding sequence ATGAAAATTAACAATAAATTTAGATTGATTATAACACAAAATCTTAGTTCTAAGATTAATTCAAATATAGATAAAGCACTATTTAAAGCTTTCAAAAATGATAGTATTCCAATATTAAGAGTCTATTCTTGGGAGGATTGTATTACTTTTGGAGCAGGACAAGATATTGATGATTACAAAAAATTACAAAGTGATTACAAAAACAATGTTTCAAAAAGATTAACAGGTGGAGGAGTACTTTTTCATGGACACGATATTTCATATACAATTTTATTAAATCCAAGTGCAATAGAAAATCGTGATGTAAAAGAGACATATTTTTTTATTTGTCAATTTTTATTAAAATTTTATGAGAATTTAGGATTAAAACCAAAATTTGCAAAAGATGATGAAAGTATAGTTTTAAGTAAAAGTCCTTTTTGTCAAGTTGGATTTGAAGCATATGATATTATAATTGATGGTAAAAAAATAGGTGGAAATGCACAAAAAAGAGCTAAAAACTCTATTTTACAGCATGGTTCAATTCCACTTTTTAGTAAATCAAAAGTTGAGTTTATGGGTAGTTCTTTACAAGATTTTGGAATAAATTTGAGCTTTGAAGAGGCAAAAGATGGTTTAATAAAAGCTTTTAAAGAAGTTTTTGAAGTTGAAATATTTGAAGATAGTTTAAATGAAGAAGAGAAAAATATTTTAGAAAAAATAGAAGAGGAAAAATAG
- the lipA gene encoding lipoyl synthase has protein sequence MTQTINTNEVAYKKPQWLRKKLTPHTQVEMENLLKDVGGLHTICQEAKCPNISECFSNKNATFLILGNICTRRCTYCNVTTGMPKKVDESEIKKVTTSVLTLGLKFVVITSPARDDLPDGGAEQFYKVTRDIIEKSPDTKVEILIPDFKGNDESLKRVIDSGATIIGHNVETVPSLYRIRRNGTYGRSLEVLKRLKELGGDKIKTKSALMVGLGETQDEMIQVFQDLLDVGCKFLSIGQYLAPSGDFEKVIEFVKPEQFEKYEKIAYSMGFEFVKASPYARSSYMAHHYLNMASAL, from the coding sequence GTGACACAAACAATAAATACAAATGAAGTAGCTTATAAAAAGCCACAGTGGTTAAGAAAAAAATTAACTCCACATACACAAGTTGAGATGGAAAATTTACTTAAAGATGTTGGTGGACTTCATACAATTTGTCAAGAGGCAAAATGTCCAAATATTAGTGAATGTTTTTCAAATAAAAATGCAACTTTTTTGATTTTGGGAAATATTTGTACAAGAAGATGTACCTATTGTAATGTAACAACAGGAATGCCAAAAAAAGTAGATGAAAGTGAAATAAAAAAAGTAACTACTTCTGTTTTAACTTTGGGCTTAAAATTTGTAGTTATTACAAGTCCAGCAAGAGATGATTTACCTGATGGTGGAGCAGAGCAGTTTTACAAAGTTACAAGAGATATTATTGAAAAATCTCCAGATACAAAAGTTGAGATACTAATCCCTGATTTTAAAGGAAATGATGAGAGTTTAAAAAGAGTTATAGATTCAGGTGCTACAATTATTGGACACAATGTAGAAACAGTTCCTTCTTTATATCGTATAAGAAGAAATGGAACTTATGGAAGAAGCTTAGAAGTTTTAAAAAGATTAAAAGAGTTGGGTGGTGATAAGATTAAAACAAAAAGTGCTTTGATGGTAGGACTTGGAGAAACACAAGATGAGATGATTCAAGTTTTTCAAGATTTATTAGATGTTGGTTGTAAGTTTTTAAGTATTGGACAATATCTTGCTCCTAGTGGAGATTTTGAGAAAGTTATTGAATTTGTAAAGCCAGAACAATTTGAGAAGTACGAAAAAATAGCTTATTCTATGGGCTTTGAATTTGTAAAAGCAAGTCCATATGCAAGAAGTTCTTATATGGCTCATCACTATTTAAATATGGCAAGTGCTTTGTAA